One window of Trifolium pratense cultivar HEN17-A07 linkage group LG5, ARS_RC_1.1, whole genome shotgun sequence genomic DNA carries:
- the LOC123884973 gene encoding probable WRKY transcription factor 46 yields the protein MGENNKCEEIGVIGELMQGEELTKKLYDQISPSSSPSSSSTSSSSSSSHVANGVLIDKIILSIEKAITMVKGNVGKIKTNNVNMMDSHCSNGSPKSEVQDSGFKHKHVSKKRKTNPKWTEQVKVYLGTAPEGTVEDGYSWRKYGQKDIHGAKFPRGYYRCTHRNSQGCLATKQVQKSEEDSMVYEITYKGRHTCTQTSNLNKANPSKKLKFGQNKSQPNQKIQPQEEKIQPSQEKTFSFDNKEEIFPSFNFSSPSIGSENEDNMFLETMIKNNFMENENNNIFSESNNFCLSLLDLDNIELSPSESLLDLDSIELSPSELISGPNSVVNSPIDFDFFSDINCDVDFSIRQFM from the exons atgggagaaaataataagtgtgAAGAAATTGGAGTCATTGGTGAATTAATGCAAGGAGAGGAGCTAACAAAGAAGCTTTATGATCAAATCTctccatcatcatcaccatcatcatcttcaacatcatcatcatcatcatcatcacatgTAGCTAATGGAGTCTTAATTGACAAAATAATTTTGTCCATTGAGAAAGCAATAACAATGGTGAAGGGTAATGTTGGAAAAATTAAGACAAACAATGTTAACATGATGGATTCTCATTGTTCAAATGGAAGTCCCAAAAGTGAGGTCCAAGATTCAGGTTTCAAGCACAAACATGTTTCAAAGAAAAG AAAAACCAACCCTAAGTGGACAGAACAAGTTAAGGTGTATTTAGGAACAGCACCTGAAGGGACTGTGGAGGATGGTTATAGCTGGAGAAAGTATGGACAAAAGGATATTCATGGAGCCAAGTTTCCAAG GGGATATTATAGATGCACACATAGAAATTCACAAGGTTGTCTAGCTACTAAACAAGTGCAAAAATCAGAAGAAGATTCAATGGTATATGAGATAACCTACAAAGGAAGACACACATGCACCCAAACTAGTAATTTGAACAAGGCAAACCCATCAAAAAAGTTGAAATTTGGACAAAATAAATCACAACCCAATCAAAAAATTCAACCACAAGAAGAGAAAATTCAACCATCTCAAGagaaaactttttcttttgacaacAAAGAGGAAATATTCCCATCATTCAATTTTTCCTCTCCATCAATAGGATCTGAAAATGAGGATAACATGTTTTTAGAGACCATGATTAAAAACAATTTCATGGAAAATGAGAATAACAATATATTCTCAGAATCAAATAATTTCTGCTTGTCACTTTTGGATTTGGACAACATTGAACTAAGCCCAAGTGAGTCACTATTGGATTTGGACAGCATTGAATTAAGCCCAAGTGAGTTGATTTCAGGCCCAAATTCAGTTGTCAATTCCCCaatagattttgatttttttagtgaCATAAATTGTGACGTGGATTTCTCTATAAGACAGTTCATGTGA